One window of Marinobacterium aestuarii genomic DNA carries:
- a CDS encoding tripartite tricarboxylate transporter substrate binding protein, translating to MLISVAATTALAVAPFMTTASADSYPSKPVNYIIPFNAGGESDLSARFQQASFEKVAGAPTVIQYMAGAGGASAWSQLNSMPGDGYTIMGINIPHTILQPLQKEVGYQTDDLTPVHYFHYTPDAIFVPTDSPFKTLSDLMDYASKNPAMVTFSGSGSNSSNNIAQVRFDELAGVTTTYIPFSGTGPAVTAVLGSQVMAGFNYATSGSNYGDKLRMLAVAAEERLPAFPDVPTFRELNLDLVGGAYRGVAVPSSTPENVKQKVSDIVSAINADPDFKQKMEDGGFVLTDITYDKMDNFIAAKTKEYTAVAEKLGITAKR from the coding sequence ATGCTCATATCCGTAGCCGCCACCACCGCGCTTGCCGTGGCCCCCTTTATGACCACGGCATCGGCAGACAGTTATCCCAGCAAGCCGGTGAACTACATCATTCCGTTCAATGCCGGTGGCGAATCGGACCTGTCAGCCCGCTTCCAGCAGGCATCTTTCGAGAAGGTCGCCGGAGCTCCCACAGTCATTCAGTATATGGCGGGCGCCGGCGGTGCCTCCGCCTGGTCACAGCTGAATAGCATGCCCGGGGATGGCTATACCATCATGGGCATCAATATTCCCCATACCATTCTGCAACCGCTACAAAAAGAAGTCGGCTATCAAACGGATGACCTGACACCGGTTCATTACTTCCATTACACACCGGATGCCATTTTCGTCCCGACCGATAGCCCGTTCAAGACCCTGTCCGATCTGATGGACTATGCCAGTAAGAATCCGGCCATGGTCACTTTCAGCGGCTCGGGCTCCAACTCCTCCAATAACATCGCCCAGGTGCGTTTCGATGAACTGGCCGGCGTAACCACTACCTATATCCCGTTCAGCGGCACCGGCCCGGCCGTGACGGCGGTCTTGGGCAGTCAGGTCATGGCCGGTTTCAACTATGCCACCTCCGGCTCGAACTACGGTGACAAGCTGCGCATGCTGGCGGTAGCGGCGGAGGAACGTCTGCCCGCATTCCCTGATGTACCCACCTTCCGTGAGCTGAATCTCGACCTGGTCGGCGGTGCCTATCGTGGCGTCGCAGTACCCTCGTCCACCCCTGAAAACGTCAAACAGAAGGTGTCGGATATCGTTTCGGCCATTAACGCCGATCCTGACTTCAAGCAGAAAATGGAAGACGGGGGTTTTGTGCTGACCGATATCACCTATGACAAGATGGACAATTTCATAGCAGCCAAGACCAAGGAATACACTGCTGTAGCAGAAAAACTCGGCATCACTGCCAAGCGCTAA